In the genome of Streptomyces sp. NBC_00259, the window CCGATCCCGCAGACCCGTTCACAGCGTGAGCGGACTCAAAGTGCGTGAGCGCTGTTGACTCGGTTCACAGCCTCTGTTGTCATTGACGCATCGGTTCACGCAGTCCTCACAGCGCCCCGGAAGGTGCCACAGCCATGTCTCAGCCCATGTACGCCCCGCAGCAGCCGCAGCAGCCCCAGCGCGGCGGCCCCGAGAAGAAGCGCAACTGGTTCGCCCGCCACAAGGTGCTCACCGCTCTCGGCGCGGTCGTCGTGCTCGTCGCGATCGGCTCGGCCGCGGGCGGTGGCGAAGACTCGTCCTCCGGATCCACGGCGGCGGGCTCGTCGAAAGGCGCGGCCCAGGACGCCGCCAAGGGCACGGGCGACTCCAAGCCGAAGGAGGAGACGAAGAAGAAGGCCGCCGCGATCGAGGGGGACGGCGACTTCGAGGTCCCCGCGGACATCAAGCCCGGCCTGTACCGCACCAGCGGCAACGACGGCATGTGCTACTGGGAGCGCGCCAAGGACTCGAAGGGCGAGGTCGACTCGATCCTCGCCAACGACAACGTCAGCGGCACGAGCTACGTGACCCTCAAGCCCTCCGACAAGATCTTCAAGACCACCGGCTGCAAGGACTGGGAAGCCGTGGACGAGAAGGCCAAGGGCAGCCCGAAGTCCGAGATCAAGGGCGACGGCGGCATGTTCAAGGTGGGCGTCGACATCGCCCCCGGCACGTACAAGTCGACGGGCAACACGGACGACATGTGCTACTGGGAGCGCTCGAAGGACGCGGCCCACGGCATCGACTCGATCCTCGCGAACGAGAACGTGAAGGGGACGGCGATCGTGAAGATCGGCGCGAGCGACGGCTACTTCAAGACGACGAACTGCCAGGACTGGAAGAAGACCGGCTGACGCCGCCCACGGCCGCCCGCGGCCTTCCGCGGCCGCCCCACGGACCGCAGCGCGCTGCACTGCTGGCACGACCCCGCCGGCACGGCATCGCAGGAGCGACGCCGACGTCGCGATGCGCCCGAAACTCCCGAATCACCCGGTTCCGGAGGGCCATTCGCACGGATACCGGTCACCAAGTAGACCAAGTTTGAACCTCTTTGCCACTCATCCAGACTTTCACCACACATCCATCACATCCGGATGTACGCTCACCGCACGTTCGGACGCCATCTTCCGGACGCTGCACAACCCATGGGGAGGGTTCCTTGAAGCTCCGTCACGCCGCCTCGGCAACCGCTGTCGCCATCGCCGTCGCCGGTGGTCTGCTGACCGCCACTCCGGCCCAGGCCGCCGGTGGGGTGAGCATCTACCGCGTGTCCTACAACTCGCCGGGCTCCGACACCGGCTCCAACCCCTCGCTGAACGGCGAGTGGGTCCAGCTCTACAACTCCAGCTCGTCCGCGATCTCCATCCAGGGCTGGAAGCTGCGCGACGTCACCGGCTACACGTACACGTTCAGCGGCAAGATCGGCGCGAGGTCCTACATCAAGGTCCACACCGGCAAGGGCTCCAACACGGCCGGGTACCGCTACTGGGGACGCTCCTGGTACGTCTGGAACAACACGGGCGACACGGCGTACCTGCGGAAGTCGACCGGCACGCTCGTCGACTCCTGCAAGTGGGGTTCGACGGGCTCCTCCAAGTACTGCTGAGACCGCGCCACTTCCGCCCGGCACCACTTCCGCCCCGCACCGGGCCGCGCCGCACTCCGGCCGGCCCGGTCCGGGCTCCGGGGCCGGGGCCACCGCGCGGCGGCCACCAGAGGTGATGCCACGATGCGGGGATGGGAAATCTCTACCAGTACTTCCGCGCACCGGACGACGCGACGGCACTGGTCACGTTCGCGCCGGGCCCGGCCGGCATCGGCCTGGAGCCGCTCGACGTGTCCGGGATGGACCCGTATCTGATGCTCGGCGCCGCGGAAGCCCTGCTCGTCGGCCGGCTCTTCGAGGATGTGGCCGCCCAGCCGCGCTTCAACCACCTGCTCAGCGATCCCGACGCTGACAGCACGTGGGTCGTGACACTCACCGACCAACTGCGTGACGCCCTCGCCGAAGCATCGACCGAGCGCCTGGCCGAGGTCGCCGTGATCTGGTCCCGGGCCGAGGAGCTCGACGGATCCGGCGACCCCGATTCCCTGGCCGGCTTCCTGGAACAGCTGGCCCGCATCGCCCGGGAGGCACGGGAGCAGAGGAACGGCCTCTACTGCTGGATGTCACTGTGACCGGCCACCGACAGCCTCAGCCGTCGACGGGCCTGTCGCCCTTGTGCGCTGCGTAGAACTCGGCCTGGCGCGCCATGATCTCCCGCATCGACGTACCGCGCGGGACGCCGTAGACCGTCCCCGGGAAGTCCATCCCGCGCTGCTTCTCCCACAGTTCGTCGTGCCGGTCCGGCGAGAACAGCTCCGCCGGGTCGCCGGCGGCGATCCAGCCGATGGGCACGACGGTTCCCGGCTCCAGCCGCGAATTGACGTGCAGCACGCTGTTGATCCGCAGCTCGGACCCCGCCCCGGCCACGGCTCCCGGGAACATCGCCACCCCCGTCGCCACGAAGACCTCGTCCTCCACCGTCGCCCCGTTGATGTGCGCGTGCGGCCCGATGAGCACGGCGTCCCCCAGCGCCGCCGGATGCTTCGCCCGCCCCCGGACGAGCGCGTTCTCCATCACCACCACATCCGCCCCCGTCCGCACCTCGCCGTCCTCTGCGGTGAGCACGGCGCCGTGCAGGACGCGTGCGCGCTCACCGAGAACGACGGCGCCGCACAGGACGGCGGAGGGGGCGACGTACGCGGACTCGGGGACGACGGGCCGCTTGCCCCGGTGCTCGTACAACATGGCACCCACCTTCGCACCCTCCGACCGCCGGGAGACATCTCCCGGGCCCGGACCGGCGGCTCAATTCCCTCTGGCATGGTTCATGGGTGGCGTATCCCGGGTCCAGGACGAAGACAACGGATGTATGGCTGCTGCCCGAGGACACGATCCTCGTAGGGCGACACATCCGCGAACTGCTGCCCACGTCCGGGTGGCTGCGCAGGGGGGTATCCAGCGGCTGAACCTGATGACCGAACCACCCAACTTCCCGGTGAACCCCTAGAACAAGGTGTCGCCGAGGGCCTCGACCGATTCGTCAACTGCCTCGTCGGGCTGCTTCTCCTCGGACGGAAGAGCGCTGCGCTCACGGCCCGAGCGAATGCTCACACACTCCACATCCACTTCGGGTTCCCCTGGAGCCGTCGTGTACAACTCGACACCGAGCCCCACCATCACGGCGCCGGAGTCGTCCAACGCGACCTCGACTCCCTGTGCACGCAGATCGGAGACAACGTCACCGAATGGGCGGCCGGCCAGGACGACACCGGAGTACGTGACCCCTGCTCTCGCGGTGGCCTCGATGAACTCGAGAGCGTCCGACCGGTCGAAATCAAGAAGCAATCCTGCCTCGAGGTAGTGATCGGTCTCCGGCGCACCAGGCGTTCGGAGAGATGAGCGGCACTCTCCCAGCCGCTCCCTCAGAGCGCTCCTGGACTCCCCGAACCCGACTGAGCCAGCCCACGCCAAGGGACGATTCCAGTCATCCGTCCTCCATCCCCGCCTTGCGACACCGGGCGAGGCCGTCGCCGCCTCGGACAGAGCCATTCCTGGCTCACCCCTCTTGGCGTACTCACAGTTCTCCTCTAGGACGTACATCCCAGCGAAGCCATGATCCAGTCCTCGGACAACGGGGCTTCCTGACGCACCCCGTTCACGACCCAGGAGCCATCCCATTCGACTTTCCAGACCTCCCCATGGAGGTTCTCGAATTCCACGAAACTCCCCGGGGCGCCGTCCAGGAGGTCGAGCTCCCGGAGCAGGACGTCGTGGGTCGTGAACCCTCGGTCCGGACCGATGCTGTCCCCAGCCGTCTTGGTGTTCTCGTACCGCATACGGAGATAGGGGACCGGCGGCCGGGACATGGTCGCCGGGCGCAGCATGTGCCGGAAGCGGTATTCCGCCTCGTCGAGCGTCTCGGTGCCGGAGAACTCGCATCGATAGGCGGGGAACACGGCGGTGACCACGTCGTTCAGGGCCTCGTTCCGCCCGATGTGGTAGCGGTGGACAGCGGGCGGGACGGCGGCCACGGAGTCGAACCCGTAGGACCCGTAGGTGAATCCGGGAAGCACCGTGAACGGCTCTGACTCCCGCCCCTCTCCGATGCGGTGCTCCCGTGAGAACTCGAGCACCGCCCTGACCAGACCCTCGTCGAAGTTGTCGCGGGTGTTCACCTGGTAGGCCCGGCTTCCCTCGGCGTCCACCGCCAGCGAGAAGACGAAGACCGGGATGGGTGACCATCGCCAGGCCTTGGGAAGACCAGGAAACTCATCGACGCCCTGATAGTCCGTCACGGCCCGTGCGATGTCCACCGCTACCATCTGGCTCTCCTATTCCCCTGCCTCTGACCAATTGGGGGCCTTTGTCCGCGCGGGACGCCGTAGGCCTTCCCTGGAAAGCCAGTCACAACGAAGGCTGTTCACTGCACGTTCAAGCGATGCGCGTGCGTGGGGTCGGCGGTACAGATGAAAACATGCAGAACACCGCCCCGCCCGACCGTGACCCTTGTGGGGATGTTGGCACCTGACACGTCCGACGTCGGCACATCCTCCAGAGGAATCCACGAGCGAGTTCCGTTGTCCCACTCCCTACTGTCGACGGAAAGCAGAAGTTCCATTCTCTCCCCGCACTCGCAGGTCATCTCGACCGGCCCGGTGGACGGCCAGCCCGGAAAGCCGCCGACCTTCCACCCAGGAGCAATGGAGAGGTCGGACTGATAAAGGATCGAGTCCTCGTCCTGCTCGTCCTCGTCGCCCTCCCACTCGTAGATACGCTCCTGCAGCTCCTCGGGGAGCACCTCAGGAAACACGTGCTCCACCACCCGTTCGGGGTGCAGGACACAGGGCTCGGCCACGAAAGCGTCACTTCCCACCAGCAACGGCTCGGGCCGGTCGGCGAGTACGTCGGTCACTTCCGACGAGCGGCGCCAGCGCAGGTGCAGAGACAGCTCGTACCCACCGCCGTGCGCATCGAACGGGCACCAGAGGACTTGAAGCAGGTCACAGCCCTCCGGACCTGAGACGAGGCCGGGTACATCCCTACGATGAAGCTGCGCCAGCGGCAACAACGGGACCGGCTCGGTGTCCTTGAGGGAGGGTTCGCTGTGCGCTCCCTCCAGAGACGCCAGCAGTTGTCGTTCCTCTTCGTTCGGACCGGAGGGTGAACGCCGCCAAGCCTCGTCAAGAATCCGTCGGCGCAACCGCACATCGTCCAGCCTCTCGGCCCCCCGCGCGTGCGGCTCCGTACAGACGGGCCACGGTTCATCGGCCGGCCAAAGCAGTGGGCCACCCACCGAGCTCTCGGTCTCCCCTGGAGTCCCGGGGCGGGGATGAAGCCGAGTGGCCGTTCCTCGGTAGGCACTCAGATCCGGGAAGATCGCCTCGATGTCGACGGGCCGGGGCGGGGTCGTGCGCGGCATTTCGCCTCCTTTACATCTCGATCAAAAGACTAACGCCGTCGGCCCCGGCCCCGAAGACGGGGCCGGGGCCGACGGATCACTCATCAGGGAACTGCGGTGCGCACCCCCGAGGCGGGATTATCCACGCTCCCGCTCAGGCTGAATCCCCTATTGCCGACAGCCGAGATGTTCAGTCGGACGGGTATGGGATTCGTTCCATGATACTCAGGTTTCACTGAGTACTGGACGGTTTCTCCGGCATCGACTGCCTTATACACCTTCGACTCGAATTCGGCATACTGCTTCAGATTGCTCGGGTTCTGCGTCAAGGTGACGAGGTTCCACTTCGACAGCCGGCCCTTGCCGGGACCACCGAGTGTTCTCGCGAGGAGATGCCCCCGCGCCTCGTTGAACAGGTCGCCGTTTCCTCGCCAGCCCGGAGTCCAGCGGCTTCCGGCTTCGGTTCCCGTGTCCAGCTTGCTCTTTGTGATCTGCGCATCGATGCCCTGCGGGCGTCCGAGATCGTCCAGACCGTGATAGCGAACACTATTGTCCCCGCTGTACTGGTCCGGAGTCCGCTTGCTCTTGCGGGCGGCGCAGTTGTGGACCAGCAGAGCCGCGTCCCCGGCTTCCACGAAATAGGTGTGGAGGCCATCGACCGTGAGGTCGAACGTGATCTTACTGTCGGAGTACATGCGGGTGTTCACGACCTTGGCGGCAGAGCCGTCCGCGGTCTGGAACTGATCACCCGTCCGGAGGTCCTGAGCCCGCGTCCACGTCTTGTTCGTGGCGTTGTAGATCTGGTGAAGTGCCGTGGTCTCCAGGGCCCTGTGGCCGTCCTTGGTGCCAACGGTCACCCGAACGTAGTCCCGGTCGTGCGTGGTGACATGGACCTTGGTGACCTTGTGGACCTCCTTACCCTTCTTGCCGGGCTCTGCGGTCAGGACATGGTCACCGACCTTGACCTCCGAAATGGGCTTGGCGGAACCGTTGGCCAGGACGACCGGAGTGGCACTGGCGAAGCTGTGGCAACCGGCCTTGCCGGACGCCGCGCCGAAGACACCGCCCATGACCGCGCCGATGGCCGTGGCCTTGGCAGCGCCGCTGACGCTGCAGCCCTCCTCGCTACGCGCACAGTTGGTGCCGTACTCGACGACACCGGTCACCGCACCTTCCGTGGCTCCGTTCGCAGCTCCGGCCGCGCCACCGCGCACGGCGCTGCTGGAGACACCTCTGAGCAGACTCCCCACCGCGGATCCAGCCGCACCACCGGCCGCTCCTCCCAGAAGGCCGGTAACGCCACCGATGGCAGCCGCGCCGAGGAAACCGCCGACCGACTTGGGGCCGTCGCTCATCAGGTAACCCACGCCATTTGCCGCAGCACCTGCCAAAGCCGCGCAACCGAGTGCGCCGGCACCGGCTGTGATGGCTGTGCAGCCGGCGAAGACGGCGATGCCGACGGCGACCGACGCGATGGTCGAGGCGTGTTGCTTGACGAAGTTGGCTGTGGCCTTGGCTGCCTTCTTGACGGCTCTGCCGACCTTCTTGGCAGCCTTCACCACCTTCTTCGCCACGTGTTTGACGGCCTTGGCCACCTTCCGCACGGTCTTCTTGACGTGCTTGACGACCTTGTGGACGTAGCGTTTGACCCGCTTGTAGGTGCGTTTGACGTATCTCTTGACCTTGCGGACGCTGTCCCGCACGTACCGCACGGCCTTGCGGACCGCCCGGTGGGCCTTCCGGACCGCCTTCTTGACCGCCTTCTTGATCTTCTTGGCAGCCTTCCTGACGACCTTGGATACCTTCTTGACGGCCGCCTTGGTCTTCTTCCAGGCCGACTTGACTGCCTTCTTGACCTTCTTCTTGACCTTCTTGATCGCCTTGTCGATGAAGCTCGGCCAGTGACCGGTCGGGTCGGTCGCCGTCATCGGGTTGTCGTCCGCGTACGCGTAACGGTTCGCGGTGACCGATGTGGGCAGCGGGTCGAGACCCACCGTGTCGCGGCTGTTGAACTGGCCGGTCTGTGGCGAATACCAGCGTGCGGCCATGTTGACTTTGGCGGTCTCGGGATCGGTCCAGCCGGACTGGTAGCCCAGATTGCCCAGCATGCCCGTCGTCTCGAGGACCTTGCCGAACGGCGAGTAGGTCGTCGAGCCCGTCAGCGCCTCGGCGCTGTCCGTGAACTGACCGATCACGTCGTCGTGCAGGTCGGTGAGGACCAACGCCGACGACGCGGCCGTCTTCAGGCCGAGCAGCGAACCGTCCGCGTTGCGGCTGTAGGAGGTCACTCCGTCCGACGCCACATCGTTTCCGGCACCGCTGTACTGGAACGAGAAGAGAGCTGAGCCGGTCTCGTCCTTTGCGTTCAGCACGCGATCCAGACCGTCGTACGTGTACGTCCGGTCTCCTTCGCTGATGACACGGTTGAAGGCGTCGGCCTTCACCGAGGTCTGCTTCCCGTCCTCGGACGTCACCGAGCTCATCGTGCCGCGCGCGGTATAGGTGTACGTGCTGGATCCATCCGACGTGAGCCGGTTGCGGGCGTCGTACGTGTACGTGTCGCCCCCGACACGCGTCCGGTTGCCGGACCCGTCGTAGCCGTACTGCTCCGTCGTGGTCCCGTTGCTCCAGGACGACAGACGGTTCGCCCAGTCGTAGGTGTACGTGTTCGCGGCCGCGCCCGCGACACCGGTCGTCGTCTTCGACGTCTCGTTGCCGTTCTCGTCCCATCCGTAGGCGACGGAGGACAGCACCCTGCCGGTGAGCGAGGTCAGCTTGTCGCTGGTGACCCGCTCCAGCGCGTCGTACGAGAACGACCGCTTGGACTTGCCCGAGCCGTAGTCGACCGATGTCACATTGTTGTCGCGGTCGTAGCCGTAGGTCATCGTGGAGCCGGTGGCACCGTCATCGACCGTCTTCAAGCGGCCGGCGCTGTCGTACGCATAGCTCGCCGTGCCGGCGGCGTCGGTCCGCGAGGTCATCCCCCCGTCGCCGTTGTAGGCGAAGGAGGAAGCGCCCGAGGGGCCGAACGTCGACAGCAACAGACCACGGTCGTCGTAGGTGAAGGTGCTCTTCTCGTCGCCCGCACCTGCCACTGCTGTGATCCGGTCGTCGGAGTCGTACTCGTAGATGTGGTCGACCGTGGCGGCCTCCGCACCCGCACCGCTCTGCCGGATCAACCGCCCCTTGACGTCGTACTCCTGGGTAATGACGACGCCACCCGGGGAACGCTGTTCCTTGGGCTGCCCGTTGGCGTCGTACACCGTGGTGAAGGTGCGGTCCGCGGGGTCGGGATGAGCCGGTGTCGACGGCTCCGTCAGCGACTCGGGCAGCCCCCAGGTGTTGTAGGTGGTGATGAACGGATTCCCGCGTCCGTCGGTGAAGCGCGTTCGGTTGCCCGCCGCGTCGTAGCCGAAGGTCGTCGTGATCGACTCAGTCGCCGAGACGGGTTGCACCGCCTTGGTGACGAGTCCCGTGGCATCCGCCGTAAAGCTGGTGGTGTGTCCGCGATAGTCGGTCACCGTCAGCGGGTTGCCCGCACGGTCGTAAGTGGAGCTCATGGTCCGCAGCACCGCGCCGGTCGCGTCCAGATCGCTGGTGGAGACCAGCTGGCCGTAGCCGTCGTAGGTATTCCTGGTGCTGGTGCCGTCCGCATCCGTCGCAGTGAGGAGCTCACCGTCCATTTCGTAGGTGAACCGGCTGATGTTCCCGGCGGAGTCGGTAACCTCCGTGGTCTCGCCGAGGCCGTTGTACTTGTACGACTCCGTGACACCCATCGGGCTCACAGTCCGGGACAGCTCACCGCCCGGAGCGTTGTACTCGTTGGTCGCCGTGAACGCCCGCTGCGTCGGCTGGCGCACGATCTCCGTGCTGGTGACCGGACGTTCGAGGTAGTCCCAGGTGGACTCCTCGCGGGCACCGTTCGGCCGGGTCGCGGACAGCTGGTCGCCGTTCGTGTCGTACGTGTACTTCGTCGTACCGCCCCCCGGCTCGGTGACCGAAGCCAGATCGCCGAGCTGCGTGTACGTGTAGGTGGTGCGGTTGCCCAGCGGGTCGACCTCCGCCGTGACCTGGCCGAGCTTGTTGTACTCGTTCCAGGCTGTCGACCTGAGCGGCGTGGAGGTGCCGGGGGCCGTGTAGTCGGGCAGCGTCGTCGATGACTCTTGGCCCTCGGCGTCGTACGCCGTCACGGTGACGTTGCCGAGGGGGTCGGACGTCTCGGTCACCTCACCGAAGGTGTTGTAGCCCGTCATCGACACGGGGCGGACGGAAACCGGCGCCCCGCCGTTCTGCTCCGCATTGATGGCCGGATCGGTGATCGTGGTCTGCTGAGCGGATTCGTCGTACCCGTAGTCGGTGGCATTGCCGTTCTCATCCGTCACCGACAGCGGCAGACCCCGCTGGTCCAGCTTCCACGTCGTCGTCCGCACCGAACTGCCCGCCGCCGGCAGCGTCCCCCCGTTCACCGCGGACACCTGGGACGCGCTCAGCGCCTCCCCGTAGACCTGCACGTCCGCGATGCCGCCCGGCCAGAAGCCGTCGTACGCGCCCGCGTACTTGACCCGGCCGATCTGCAGCCGGCCGTTGGCCGACCAGACCGACGTACGGTCGTCGGTGCCCTGCAGGGCGCCGTTGACGTACAGCGAGATCTTGCCGGTCGACTGGTCGTAGACGGACGTCAGCTGGGTCCACTGGCCGGTCACCGGGGCAGCGGTGGAGTACACCAGCTGGTCCCCGAGCGCGCCCGAGGCGTCGTCCTTGGTCGGGAAGCGGACGGCCCACTTGTTCGTCGACTGGACGTAGCCCAGGTAGAAGCCCGAGTGGTAGGTGCCGTCCTGGCCGACCGCGGTGTAGTTCGACGCGGTCGAGTTCAGCTTGACCCATGCCGAGACGGTGAAGCTGCCGCTGGTGTCGACCGCGGAGGCTTCCGTCTGGCCGTAGGCGTTGGCCGTCCCGTTGAAGACCGCCGAGCCGCCCTTCTCGGTGGAGCGGGTGACCGCGCTGCCGAGCGTGATCCTGCGGTTGCCGCCGGAGGAGTCGTTGGCCGTCAGGCCGCTGGTCTCGTCGAGCTTCCAGCGCGCCACCGGAGCGGTGGTGCCGTCGTGCACCGTCTGGCCCGTGACGTTGCCGAGGTTGTCGTACGTCGTGTCCGACGTACTGACTTCACCGGTCGCCGGGTCGGTCTCCGTCTCCGAAATGGCGTTGTCGTCCGGGTCGTAGGAGACCTTCGTGGTGCGGTTCACACCGGTCGGGTCCAGCACGGACGACGTGACACGGTCGGACGCGTCCACCGCGAAGGTGCTGGTGGTCTGGCCGTCGTTGGTCACCTGCTTGATCAGGTTCCCGGCCATGTCGTACTCGTTGGACTGCTCGGTGAACTGCTTGCCGTTCGCCGGGTCCTTGCGCACCACGCTCGCCGACAGACCGTCGTCGGTGTACGTGTACGCCGTCACCCAGCCCATCGCGTCGGTGATCGACGCGAGCCGGCCGGCCGGGTCGTACGCCCGGGACTCCTGGACCAGCGTGGTCGGAGCCGACGGATTGTGCGGGTCGCCGGTGTAGTCGAGCAGGTTGGTGGTGAGCGGACGGCCTTCGGCGTCGAAGGTGTAGGTGTTGGCGTTCCCCGCGGGGTCGGTCTCCTTGACCTTGTTGCCGTAGACGTCGTACTCGAACGACGTGGTGTCGCCGCCCGGGTCCGTCCGTGTCGCCACACGGTTGTACGCGTCGTACGTCATCGACGTCACGCGTGAGGCGTCACCGCCGGTGAGGTCGGCGACGGTCTGCGAGGTGACGTTGCCGTCCGCGTCGAAGACCGTGGTCGACTTGGCCCGGTGCACCGCACCCGTCACGCGGTTGGTGACCGCGGGGCTGGTCTCGGTGGCGACCTGGTCGTTCTTGTCGTAGGTGAAGCTGGTGGTCAGCCCGCCGGGCTGGGCGTCCGATATCTCGGTCTCGGTGATCTTCCGGCCGAGTGCGTCGTACGTGTACGTCACCTTGGCGCCGTTGGCGTCGGTGATGTCGGCGAGGTCACCGTTGGCGAAGTAGACGTTCTTCGTCTTCCTGCCGCCCGGTGTGGTCACCGTGTCCACCAGGCCGGCCGGCGCCTTCGCCGTGCCGCCCTCCGCCGCCGGGGTGGCGGTGGTGGTGTACGTGGTCGAGGCCGTGCGGCCACCGGGATGACCGGCCACCGGCGGGGTGGACACCGAGAGGAGGTTGCCGCCCGCGTCGTAGCTGTAGCTGGTCAGATAGGTGTTGTCCGCCGGGCCGGAGGAACGGGCGTCCCGCTCGGTGAGGAGCAGGTCGTTCCGGGGGTCCATCGCGGGGAACGCCGTGGTCGCGTCCGGGTAGTACGTGTAGTACTCCGTGGCGCACTTGCCGGCCGCGGTGTCCTGGCAGTCGGTCTGGGAGACCGTGTTGCCGCGGATGTCGTGACCGGTGGTGCTGCGGTTGCCGTTGGCGTCGGTCACGGTGTGCATGAAGCCCGCCGTGTCGTAGCCGTACGTCGTCCGCTTGCCGTTGGTGTCGATCGCGGCCAGCAGACGGTTGCCCATCTCCGCGTCGTAGACGTACGTCAGCGTCTTGTCGGTCGGGTCGGTGAGCGTGACCGTGCGCACCGGAGCGACACCGGAGGACGCCTTGTACGCCGACCAGTGCTGCTCGACCTCGTCGGCGCTGAGCGGGTCCGAGTACACCGCGACTTCGGCGATGGAGCCGGTGAAGTAGCTGATGTCGCCCGGGGACTGGATCCACGACTTGGCGAAGCCCGCGCCGATGAAGGTGCGGCCGTTCGTCTGGTCCTTCGCCGCGCCGCTGAAGTCGGCCTGCTTCACACCGTCGACGTACAGCGTCTGGGTGCTGCCGGAGGC includes:
- a CDS encoding lamin tail domain-containing protein, with protein sequence MKLRHAASATAVAIAVAGGLLTATPAQAAGGVSIYRVSYNSPGSDTGSNPSLNGEWVQLYNSSSSAISIQGWKLRDVTGYTYTFSGKIGARSYIKVHTGKGSNTAGYRYWGRSWYVWNNTGDTAYLRKSTGTLVDSCKWGSTGSSKYC
- a CDS encoding gamma carbonic anhydrase family protein: MLYEHRGKRPVVPESAYVAPSAVLCGAVVLGERARVLHGAVLTAEDGEVRTGADVVVMENALVRGRAKHPAALGDAVLIGPHAHINGATVEDEVFVATGVAMFPGAVAGAGSELRINSVLHVNSRLEPGTVVPIGWIAAGDPAELFSPDRHDELWEKQRGMDFPGTVYGVPRGTSMREIMARQAEFYAAHKGDRPVDG